GGTGCCGCAGCTGCCGCCGGGGCCGGCGGCCCGGCGGCAGCTGCGGCCAACCCGCTGCCGGGCTACGTCGCCATCATCCGGGGCCGGATCGAGCAGGCCAAGAAGTACCCGCGGCTGGCCCGGGAGAACCAGATCGAGGGCGAGGCCACGGTGTCGTTCCGGCTGCAGCCGGACGGCGCCCTGGCGCAGGCGGAGCTTCTGGCCAGCTCCGGCAACCGCTGGCTGGACCGGGCGGCGCTGGAGGCGGTGCGCGCCGCCGCCCCCTATCCCGGCTTTCCGGGCCGGCGGGAGGAGCTGCCGGACAGCTTCCGGATCACGGTGGCCTTTGTCTTGCGCTGACCGCCCCGGCGAGCCGGTCGTCAAGCCGGCGTCACTGACCAGGCCCGGTCAGCCTGCTGCTGTCCGGCCCAAGGAGAATCCATCCATGACCAGGAGCACCCTTGTCCTTTCCGGCCTTCTCGTCCTGGCCGCTCTGCCATGCCGGGCCGAGGAGGACCAGACCATCGCCTCCGGCCAGGACGTCGGCCAGGTGATGGTGACCGCCACCCGTACCGAGCGGACCACCGAGGAGATCCCGGCCGGGGTGAGCACGGTGGGCGAGGAGGTGATCGAGCATTCCCGCATGCTGGGCATCAAGGAGGCCCTGGTGGGCCTGCCCGGGGTGCAGGCAGAGACCAAGAACAACGGCTACGATGCCCGCCTCATCATCCGCGGCTCCGGGCTCAAGGCCCGCTACGGGGTGCGGGAGATCATGGTCCTCCTGGACGGGGTGCCGATCACCGACCCGGATGGCATGTCCCGCTTCGATTTCGTGGACACGCAGCTGATCGAGCAGGTGGAGGTGGTGCGGGGGCCCAATTCCACCCTCTACGGCGCCAACGCCTCCGGTGGGGTGGTCAACATCATCACCAAGAGCCCCATGGAGGAGATCGAAAGCCTCAAGATCGGCTACGGCGACGACAACACCCAGCTGGCCACCGGGCTTTTCAGCAAGGCCGTCGGCGACAGCTATGTCAACCTGAGCGCCACCCGCAAGTCCTCGGACGGCTGGCGGGCCTGGAACGAATTCGACTCCACCCTGGTCGGGCTCAAGGTGGGCCATGTCTTTGCGGACGAAAGCATGGTGGAGCTTGCAGCCAGCTACACCGATGCCGACCTGCAGCTGCCCGGCAGCCTGAGCGCCCAGGAATTCGCCGCCGATCCCAGCCAGGCCACCACCGAGTTTTTTCGCCACTCCAGCCGGGACAGCCGGGTCCGCTACGCCACCCTGCGGGGCGAAAAGGGCCTGGGCGAGCTCAGTCTCAAGCCGGTGGGCTATCTCCAGAGCTGGGACCACTTCCACCCGGTGCCCGGCGGCATCAACGAGGCGGATGCCTGGGTCTACGGCGTCGACCTGCCCAGCGACTGGCAGCACCACCCGGCGGGCCTGGCCGCAGTGCTGACCGTTGGCCTCAGCGGCCAGATCGACAGCCAGGAGTCCGAGAAGTTTGCCTACGCCGACCTCAAGCCGCACACCCCGGCCAACCCCGGGGACC
This region of Thermodesulfobacteriota bacterium genomic DNA includes:
- a CDS encoding TonB family protein, whose product is GAAAAAGAGGPAAAAANPLPGYVAIIRGRIEQAKKYPRLARENQIEGEATVSFRLQPDGALAQAELLASSGNRWLDRAALEAVRAAAPYPGFPGRREELPDSFRITVAFVLR
- a CDS encoding TonB-dependent receptor → MTRSTLVLSGLLVLAALPCRAEEDQTIASGQDVGQVMVTATRTERTTEEIPAGVSTVGEEVIEHSRMLGIKEALVGLPGVQAETKNNGYDARLIIRGSGLKARYGVREIMVLLDGVPITDPDGMSRFDFVDTQLIEQVEVVRGPNSTLYGANASGGVVNIITKSPMEEIESLKIGYGDDNTQLATGLFSKAVGDSYVNLSATRKSSDGWRAWNEFDSTLVGLKVGHVFADESMVELAASYTDADLQLPGSLSAQEFAADPSQATTEFFRHSSRDSRVRYATLRGEKGLGELSLKPVGYLQSWDHFHPVPGGINEADAWVYGVDLPSDWQHHPAGLAAVLTVGLSGQIDSQESEKFAYADLKPHTPANPGDRKRFDYTLSDRKSDLIETSDSVITKWGVYAQESLRPSDRWIVDLGVRYDQVLFDIDTERFGEFDWSTSGFSALRETVAVDKTFEQISPRLGVVHKTLPWLNLYGSVATGFRTPQGAELEDNPDLDPATSLSYEIGGKGRLAAGHSFDLAVFREDVDDDIVQALVESGIVTYSNAGAVRKHGVELAGEVQALTGLAVGGSYTYSDFEYDEFAEPITAFNPVLRRMVTTVFDRGGNQLPYIPRHQYALYGRYQHPAGLRLKLSAATWGSYFVDSANSEKYQGYELVTSLFVGYEQGPWALALDVANLWDDTYAMEVTKTASTNDTRYVPGGPRSVFASVTYRF